ggtggaaggtaACTCCCCAGGGACAGTAGTAGCCttgttgcacattgcacatgaggaTCACAAGCAGTGCTGTCGTCAGGTGGAGCCTGCTGCAGTGACACAAACTTCCGATGATCTCAGTGGGTCAGAAAACATTATTGCAAAGCCATAttccacctcatcctgctgtgccactcatcaggcCCCCATCAGTCTGCCTTCCCTACTCGATTGCTGCACATATTCACAACAACTTACCTTgaacctccacccacccctctctatctacattatcacttccactTCTCAATAGCCACCCTCATGTTCACCCTCGTCCTATTCTAATCATAGCAACTATTCAGACACAAGTGTAGGCTTTTAGGGCTTTTGAAAATATTAATGTAAAGTTTCtattcatcatcatcggcggtccttcgaacgacaatgacttgcttccacgagtgttcacagatatttcaaatgaaggacccgatgttcctctcctgaactccagttgagggggcggAAGCTGCCTGTGTGTGATTttctttttaacgtatggtgaccgttgcacatcagccaccacacgggcttgacagagctagctcattatccagtggcaaggattaaccaggacgactggagaactgcattgctgcacggacctaggacGCAAAATGATctaaatatcgcagtgtgggcaggcccatgctgcccctaggtcCTCGGCTCTTATTTTAACGTGCTGTCAAAGATTGAAAACGTTATTTTGAACACTGCCTTCGTggtcagatttgtgtgcacctttgtatgTGGTTCAGTTAGTTGCAGTGAAGATtgagacataatggtactccccgcaatggtgatgaatgtgaagtgAATGGCTTGTTCATTGTAGGTATGCTTTATGctgctgatgtggggtggtgccagccAAGTGCATCATGTGACAGCTATGGTGTACAGCATCAATTAAAGTAAATCTGgcttcccgggcaacaatgtggtctggtgctgatgccctgtgagcTGTGCGGCACCAATTGACTGTAAAGAATGTTGATGTTTTAatagtgctgctggtgttgtggctgattATGGTGGGAGTCTGAGGAGCAAGCTGATATAGCTTCAAGAGCACCAATTCTAATGTAATAAATCGCTGGTGAAGCTGAGATGTCAATGGTGGGATAGGATGCTCCAATGATGTGACACTGGAGAGAGAGTTCATTCCAAACGCTTAGAACCCGAATAATGCTCAATCACCCTTTCTAATGCAATAAGAAACAGCTTTTAATCGGGTAAAGTGAACAGCACTAAGATGGGAGTATTTATAACAAAATTCCTCCAGATGCACTGGCGTAAATAAATTCCACTTTCACACTGACCTCCGCTTGGCTGCAGCTGTCTGAAATATCAACACTGATGATAACGATGTGAAGATTCACTTACTATCAGACAAACTGTCAGTGCTTTGTTTTGGTATTAGAACCAATGTGATGAGATTCAGTGCGGCATTGAGGAATATCATCACTTTCCGCCAATAGGGAAAAGGCAGGGATAGATTCTGGGAAAAGACGAGAGACGATGCATGGGTAGACCTCCCCCTTCGAAGTGATCGGCTGGTGCCTTCCAGCTGAGATAACCGACAATTGACTCCGAATGAATCCGGCTATTATAATCGCACAGATAATTTCACATTGAGAGTAAATGGATTCCTGACATCACGTCTGAACTGTctagtcaccacatgggcttgacagagctaggccattatccagtggcaaggattaaccaggacaactggagacctgctttgctgcacggacctagtgcgcacgcatatcaCAGCGTGGGCAGGTCCATGGTGCCTCTCGGCCCTCGGCTCTTCTATTAATGGGCTGTCAAAGATATAAAACGTTATTTACAACACTTTTCCTTCGTGGTCAgttttgtgtgcacctttgtatgttgctcagtgagttgcagtgaatgttgagacataatAGTGATGaatgtgaaatgaatggcttgctCATTGTTGGTATGCTTTAAGATgctagtgtggggtggtgccaaccaggTTCATCGTGTGACAGCTATGGTGTACAGCATCGAGTAAGGTAACTgacttcccgggcagcaatgtagtcagttgctgatgccctgtgacttgtgcagcatcaattgattgtGAAGAATGTTGATATTttaattggtgctgctggtgtgcctggtgctgccgtTGTTTTGGCTGATTATGGCGGGAGTCGGAGGAGCAAGCTGATAGAGTTGCAAGGACAattctaatgtaatagatggctggTGAAGCTGCGATATCAATGGTGAGATAggatgttccaatgaggtgacactggatggagatttAATTCCAAACGCTTGCAACCTGCATAATGCTCAATCCCCCTTCCCAATGCAGTAAGAAACATCTTTTGATCTTGGGAAGTTAACAGCGCTAAGGTGGGAGCATTTATAATAAAATTGCAGCTTTCAAAATAAAATTGCAGCTTTCAAGTAAATAAATGAATTAATGGTCACGCAACTCCCGACGTCCTTACCTGACGAGATTCCTGAGCAGTGTAAACCCGATGttgaacctggtaaaatggtaagtttagcttaaaattatttttaaaatgctgTTAACAAGGTCGTAAAATGATCTAAACTTACTCCCCGCCAATGCGTGTCGGTCAGTttagtgctgacagacccgacttCTGGGCATAAAGCGTGGTGACGGCTTGATAGCGGGGTCGCGATCCGCTGACAGAAAAAATATTAATTCCCACCTAACCCACGAAAAACCTTGCATGCTGATGGCCCTAAATATCTCAGGCATATTTTATTAAGAATTGTCTTATTATTACGCTGCATATTTTACCTTTCATTTTGTATCAGCTATCATCACATTCAAGACTGAATGTTTACTTTAATCACCAGCTGGCAAACTGGCAGTATCAGGTCGATCCATCGCTTTGTTGAACACCCGATTTTGCTTCAATGGAAATAGTCCACTTTCTGCCAGGCCATAAAAGTGAAAATTCATCCAAGGACCCCAAGGAAATCTTCCCTCTGTGCGTCTGATATCCCAATGTGAAATTACATGTTCACTGTAATTTAACTAAATAGATTAAAATTACACCCGTGGTTAGAAACTTCGCCCAATATTACCCAGCATATTTATTGGCCCCCGAAATTGCTGTCGAAGGCTTCCTGCATGGAAATACCTCCATTCCACGAAGAAGAACCGCACCTATCTGGGACCTCAGATTCCATAGTAActcacgctcctgggcctctacaggAACTCGGGGATTCAGGCGGTTTGCAGGCACCACTGGAATCATATGGGGTAACCCAATGAATGAAAAAAGGCAAATCCCGATTCATGATTATGGGGCGGGTTGACGGATTGTACATGAAGAGAAACCTCCGCTCCttgcgtgggcaagtacagcaggagaggtggcatGCAGCAGAGGAACGGCGAGGTAGGACAaatgagcagcgagagattgcagtgaCACATGATCAGGGTCCTTTAGAGTCATGAGATCGAGGCCCAGCAGAGCGAGTGTGTACACACTAGGTGCGtgttgcagagctggtctccagtcgtcttggataatgcttgccactggaccaagacctagctctgtaatgcccatgtggtggctggtgggcaacggatttttttaaaaatccatgcacagggctcttccacccttcaagatgtaatacTGGACTTGGAATGTCAGTTGCTGCATTAAAATACCTGTGAACTGATCTGATTtttgcctggaagcaagtcattcttggtACGAGGGAGCGCCTAAGATGTATGAACAGAAACTTCATATGCATGAAGGACAATACTCCCAAAAAGCatgtacacatcaaataaataaaaaagttatatattaaaatttaattaaaatgccaattaattaaatattttaaaggaATTAactcttttgaaaaataaataataataattaaatgGGCTataaaataaccttaccttatttaATGGCGTTTTACTGTTTAAATGATTGAAGAAAATATATATTCATAtaaactcttacattggtaaaagcagGGTTTTTGTCTGCTTCTGTCAGGTGTCAGAATTTCATGATCATTCGCTGGGTaagtagcccaactctccacccgcagaagcccttttcccagggatgcggcGGATAGTGAAGAAGGTTCCAGGCAAATGACAATTTCCAAGTTTGCAGTCCATGCGAACCTAAATGATCGAGTGATCGAGCTAATGGGCAATGAAATCTGATCGAATCCGAGTACTCTCATTCCTTAAATAATTTAATCATGAAAGAAAATGGATGTTTCAAAATGTTAATCATCTCCTCTCGGAATTTCCTCTGGATCAATGCATAAATGCAGGTGTTTGTACAAGAGCTGGCGTACATCAACAAGAGCGTGATTCTAATCGCCAAATAAAGCGACTTTTGACTTTTCTGTGCAATCGTTTCTGTGAGCTTAAAACAGATTTCAATTATCACAACTGGCGTCCACAATACAATGAAGCACCCCGAGATAGCGAAGAGCAGAATGATAGATGTTCTTCGGTTCTTCATCCCGGGATCACTGCTGCACTCCCCATTGCTGCGGCTCTTCAGGGCTCTGCGAGCTCTACTGGCCACTAAGATGTACTTGGCAGTGAGGGAATTTAACAGCAATAGCAAAGCGAATGGCACTATTGGGACTGAGAGATTCGCAATCCAGTTGTAAGCTATCCATGCAGGGGAAGAACGATAACCCATTACTGTCTGGCAGCCCCACTCTATATCCCCAACAATATAGGAGGGCTCATAACGGAAATAAACTGGAATGTTTATCAAAAAGCTGAGCACACCCACGATTGTTAGAACCACAGTGGCAGTTCTTTCGGTGCAATATTTTAATTTCAGTTTCTGACAACAAATGGTTACGAAGCGGTCAAAGGTGAACGATACTGTCGACCAGACAGAGAGTTGGACGCTGGATACTTGTATGAATGCAATAAAACGACAAACATTGGTGTACTTCAAGAATGAATCTGGGAAATGATAACTAAAGATACTATATATAGTTACATTAAAGACACAGACCATTAGATCTGCTATGGCCATGGTTACCATGTAACGAGTTATTCCTTTggcgagaccgcactttccccgggacaggatgatAACCGACATCAGGTTCACTGCAAGAAATTGGAAACAAGACAGTTAGCAAAGAAATAGATCAGCAGTCTGAAATTACCACTCAGGTGAATTGTGTGGTTAGCAATTACCAGTCCGGGAGATTGTTACATGATTCCATCTGTGTTACacgtctctcccacactcactgtgTAGGGTCCATCCTGCGTTTGTCTTGAATTACTTTCTGCTTTAAGGCATTGgcttactgcgtacagttctggtaaccacattgcaggaaagatgcgattgcaccagAGAAGTTCTGGTTTAGATTGAGGAGGATGTTGCTGCGACTGCAAAATTGTTTAGCTATGAGTAAAGATAGGATCGGCTGGGATTGTTTACTttagaacagaggagtctgaggagaGATTGAAGTGCGGTGTGTAACTTTATGAGGGTCCAAGATACAGTGGATAGAAATGATCTATTTCCCTTATCGGATGGATCAATGAACAGGGCAAAGGAATTAATTGCaatcttagaaggatgagaggcgtatTTTAGAGAACCtttttcaaccagagggtggtataggtctggaactcattgcctcatattgtggtcgaggcagaaatccctcatcacatttaaaaagactTGACATTCTGATTTACATTTCTACAGGGCAAAGGaactagaactggaaagtgggattagactggatagctcttttccagCGAGTaccaacacgatgggccgaatggcctccaactgtGCTATAAAATACCCTAGTTTAAATCAATCTATGGGTCAGAATCTGAGACCCTGACAGTAAATATTGTCCCATATATTGGACACATCGGTGTTTTGAAAACAAATATCTTGCAAAAGTGGTAACAGTTGTTTCAACCCTTGGAACAAAAAACAGGTTAAGACTCCGTTTATGGATCATCATTTGTTAACACTGATGGAGCACGGAGGCAACCTTCATCTAACCCGTCCTTCGGAACACAACAAAATTGGATATAAGGCTGGCTTTACACCTCGCTTGATTTTACTCTTTAGTAAAGTCACCGGAGTGCAATAGTGTGCGGGTGTAGAAGCAGCGTTCCACCCGATCCGGTGGGTTCTCACCTGGCCACTTTGGCTCATGTTACCCCACTGCGAGAAAACTGCAGACGTTTCATATATTTGTCAATGTGCATTTGTTGCTGAGTTTCATCGATGGTTGTAACATTAAAGTAGGTCAGGTCAAGGCCTGCCACCTGCTACCATAATTAAAGTAGCTGGATCGACTTTTGACCAGCAGTGAAGCGGTTAAGTGATGTTGTCAATGCTAAAAAATTCCAAAAGCTTCAAGTGGATGACCGTCTGGAGCAACGTCCTGCCGAATCTGGATGGGCAAAACTTATGAAAAGGCGTGTTAAATTCGCCGATGTTATCGATATCCTGTGAACTATACATTCAGAGAACAACACATTTCCGATGATAGACGGTCGATTGTAAAGACGATGATATCACAAAAGTTATCATGTTAAAGTAAATAAGGAAAAGTGAGAGACTTCTGTTCAGTAATCTGCCGCTAGAAACTTGGCAATCAAGGAACAAAATGTGGAGACAAACAGCATGTAGAAATGGAAAATAAAACAATGCATTCAAAGAATGGCCTTCCAAAGTTAACAATTGCGCATCTTTACTTACCAGGAATGCCGATAATTGCAAGAATCGGATAGCAAAACACTGTGCCGTCTGCTAAACCCATTTTAAACGAAATGGAACAACGGTTGGGAGCAAGGCTCTTGCTGATGTACTGAAGCAACGCATTGAAAGCAGACCTGAATTATACAAGAAGAAATTCTCCGTTGAGTCACCAAAGTTACAGAAGGGTATTCATTAGGGACAGGCAATCCAATAAACACCATTAAGTAATTTCTTTCGAAATCAATGAGCAAAGTTAGCTCTGTGGACACTAATTGTGGATTGCGAAAAACAAGGTTACCGATGGCACTTTCAGGCTCAGGAATCGCCAGCTCTGTGTCTATGGCATCTCCCAGCATTTCGAGCTCACGAACGAGTTAGAGATAATTCGATGCTTCAATAATTTGCCAAATCCAATCCCTTTTTTTTCTCCTCACTTACATCATCAGATAGTTCAAAAATTCCTGCTGTATACCATCCTGCAAAAGGCACACTGATTCCACTTTAAATACTTGCATTAGCTTATCATCAGCAGGTAGCAACAGTATTGCCACTTGAAACAAGGTCGCTTTTCTTGCAAGCTTCCCACGCCAATCCAAATCTTCACACTTACACCAAACGAAATTGGCATTTCATTTTTCAGATTGTCATTTGTTCATATAATAGTTAATTTGGGATCTAATTGTTTCTAATTTTTTATAATACCATCGAATCCATTTTGAATATTTGGGGAAATTCAAACAAAAAACAAGGCTTTCAGACCAGATCAAATGCCCATAGAAGTACTAAAATGTAGTGGAGAAGTACTCATGGCACAAGTCCATGATTTAAACTCtcatatctggaaggaggagagcgtgTCAGATGCTCTCAGAGAGAATGTAATCGTGACCATATTCAAGAAGGGTGAGAAGTCCAACTGCGGTAATTACTTAGAATTTCCTTGCTGTCTGTCGCAGGcgaaatcatagaaacatggaaacaaagaaaatagttgcaggagtaggccattcggcacttcgagcctgcaccgccattcaataagatcatggctgatcattctctcagtacccttttcctgctttctctccataccccttgatccccttagccgtaagggccatatctaattccctcttgaatatatccaatgaactggcatcaacaactctctgcggcatggaattccacaggttaccagctCTCTGAGATAAGaattttcttctcatctcagtccaaaatgacctaccccttacccgaagactatgtcctctggttctggactttcgcaACATCGTGTACATTCTTCCgacatctaacccgtccagtcccgtcagaatcttatacatttctatgagatccactgtcattctgctaaactccagtgaataaaggcccagttgattcagtctctcctcatgtgaaagtccagccatccctggaatcaatctggtggaccttcgctgcactacctcaatagcaagaacgtccttcctcagattaggagaccaaaactgaacacaatattccaggtgaggtctcactcaggccctgttcaactgcagtaagacctccctgctcctatactcaattcccctaactatgaaggccaacataccatatgccttctccactgcctgctgtacatgcatgccaacttccaCGACTGAtggaccataacacccaggtctctttgcacctcaccttttactaatctgccaccttcTTGTTTTTGCaccgaaaatggataacctcacatttatccacattatactgcatctgcaatgcatttgcccactcacctaagctatccaagtcaacctgcagccttttcgaattcccctcacagctcacaccgccacccagtttagtgtcatctgcaaatttgagatatttcactcaattcgttcatctaaaccgttaatatatattttaaagagctgggttctcagcactgagccctgtggtactccagtagccactgcctgctattctgcaaatgtcccgttgatcccgactctctgcttcctgtttgccaaccagttctctatccacggcactacattatccccaataccatgtgcttttattttgcacacaaatctcttgtgcgggaccttgtcaaaagcccaaaaagccgaaagtccaaatacatcacatccactgcttaTCTCTTGTCcaatctgctcgttacatcctcaaaaaacattccaaaagatttgttaagcttgatttccctttcataaatccatgctgacttggaccaatcctgtcactgctttccaaatgggctgctatttcaatcttaatgatcgattccaacattttccccactgctggttcatgcttaccggtctataatttcccgttttctctctccctcctttttttaataagtgatgttacattagctaccctccagttcatagaaaTGATCCAGAggtgatatactgttggaaaatgttgaccaatgcatcaactatttcgagggccacttccctaagtactctgggatgcagactatcaggccgcagggatttatcggccttcaattccatcaatttccctgacacactttcctgccaaataaggatatccttcagtttctccttctcacgagacccactgctcCCGAGTACATTACGAaacttatttgtgtcttcgtttgtGAAGACAAATccgaagtatttcttcaattggtctgccattttctttgttcccggttataaattcacctgaatccgacagaaagggacctacgtttgtcttcacaaatctttttctcttcacatattcatagaagcttttgcagtcagtttttatgttccctgcaagcttcctctcgtactctattttctgtctcttaattaaactcttagtcctcctctgttgcattataacattctcccagtcctcaggtttgttgcgttTTCTTCCCTTTAAAAACCCTATCCCGAACCGTAAATGCATACACAACGTCAACCAcacattgtaattcaatgacatcgATTGGAAAAACCTTGGATCTATACAGGAGGCGCctaaggttgaacaatttccccatGTACtgaagattaactccactccagtgaggagattgttaaaggtgaaatgaagcattgcagcgacaaACTTTGAAAAGAGCGTTAGTGCCTTGCTTGACACCTCTACACTTGAAtcaaccttcggctgcctgaggaatagagtgttccAAGACCAGGAACTCAAACAAGGCTACAAGGttatggtctatagagcagtagtaAAAGCTTCCCACCCCTACTATATGCTTATATgcttcagcgacatggaccatgtaaagtaagCACGTCAAAGCACTGGAGATGTATAACAAACGCGACAAAATCCTGAAATATCATTGCCAAGattggcgcaccaacatcagcattctctctcaggccaagatCGCcatcatcgaggcattgaccacgcacgATCAGAATCGATGTGCAGGCCATATTGTGCAAATGCCCGAAACATAGACCCCTGAAACAAGAACTCTAATCTGAAGTACGCAACGGAAAATGAACCCCAGGAGGACATAAGAAGCGCttcaaagacactctcaaagcttcattgaaaaaatgtaacatccccaccgactctcggAAATTCCAAGCCTAAAACCGAttcaagtggaggagaagcatccgagaaggcgctgaacactttgcGTCTCTTTGTCGGCAGCACACAGAAGCAAAGTACATAGAGCTGCAGGAGCGTTTGATAAATCAAGCATCCGCCCATATTTCCctgcaaccaccatctgccccacctgttacagagtctatagatcccgcattggtctcattagtcaccttagaatttatcttagtgtggaagcaggtTATCCACGACTCTTGGGGATTGCCTAGAAAGAAGAGGAAGATACAGTTCCAATTGGCTTGCAGAGATACAGGTACTGAGAACCTGCATCGTGTAACGGTTTGCAGAagagcaaacatttttcaaaatgtcAGAAGACTTTCAATGGGTAAATTGGCTAATACTCCTCGGTGGTGATGAGACCGATGTAGAAAGTTTGTACCCAAAATCAAAAAAAGACATGTGGTATCAAAAAGTCACGTTGGCTGGCTGGCTATGAACACAGTTAAATAAGATGTAGACAGAAACGTTTCTATATATTATAAACAGTCAATGCCCAAATAAACAGGGTTGAATACTAGGGACAACTAAAGAAAAGGTGGATGGTATTAAATCATAAAAATTGCTAATGGAAAAATTGATTGTAGATAACTGTGGCAggaatgggaagagcttttttagttatgtgtagaatgagggaaCTATCAAAAAGTGTATTGGACCACAGAAGGTTGTTCAAGGACAGTTTACAAAGGACTCACTAAATATGATAGAAATATTAAATTCGTACTTTGCAGTAGtcgtcacccttgaagatgatgctccaaTATTTGAACTTAATATTGCTAAAGCTTAGCAAACGACATTTCCATGTGTACTGTGACACCGAGTAGAATAAATATAGGTCATtgaacaacggactcccacagggttctggtctggcacccatgttattcaacgtttacacaAGTGATCTTCCCAAAACAGAGTCACACATGTTTGTATACGCTGGTTACATTTCTTGGCCATGCAAAGCACGACTCTGTCCATCACGGAAGAGATCCTGACCAGTGATTTGCAGAGGATGGCGGCCCAGTACTGCCGATGGAATCTCCGCTCAAACGCACAATGCAAATCGTCAACtatacattccacctcaacacccatcaagcaaaccaagctttgagtaGTTCCTTTTTgggcgcagaggtaaaccatgcaaaaaaaacctcctatttaggagtcacgcaaGATCACATGCTATGATATAGACAATGTCTCCAGAATGTTGGTTGGAAACTAAAGGGTAGAGTCCACTTTCTTCAGAAACTCCCCGGATCGACATGGGGAACATACACTGAAACCCTCTGTACAGCAACACTTACCCTGGTGtattctacagcggagtactgctctccagcatggctattaagtccgcatgtcaaatccattgTTGTCCAGCTGAATTCCACTATGTGAAGTATCATCGGTACACTTACAGTGACAGCAACACCTTGGCTGCTCATGCTTGCAAACATCGTACCATCACACCTACTCAGCGAATAAGCAGTCTCCTGAGAATACAACTACTACACCGGCAAAGACATGCCAATCGTGGCCGACTGCAACAACATATCACCAATCCATCTCAATCTAGAAAACCCTTTTGGGCAGGCGCCAATGCATTTCAGCGATCTCCACTCAGACTTGGTAACCAATGACAAGATGCTTGGCATAACTGCAACATATTCAATGCATTCCTTGTGGACGCCTCTACAGTACAACCTGATGcatcaaaccttccttgcaaacagtggacaacaaTCAGCCGCCTCAGAACAGGTCATTGTAGATGCTGCCACCtgttccatagatggaagattaaagtatcccatcatgcgactgtggaactCCGAAACAGACCCTGGTGCACGTCATTGAGCACTGCCATCAtaggtgttgtggaaaaatatttccgagactgtataatttataaagagaggtttattaaatcggagacaaagctttgggagaagtgttagaaacccctgtctctgaaccacttctcaaattggtatctccagtgaggttcttttatcttacaaattacgtcactttacatcacatgctttagcactagtccttaagtataatcatcgcattacaaggtttttactatccaaggctgagctcttgacataaaccagcctgcattgtgaaaGGGCATTtttaacaagtgcaggcttttagcaccggtatagacaaatatcccacttatctctccagtcgttcattatctcactttcctatctccataactcaaggccagcataccttgaagtcaaactgtgtttttttttatataaagcataatgcatcagtattgtcccttacaaaattcattaacggggaaaataaaaacaattgtttggtcccgtatactagtcaagtatatgtccaaaaatccgctctaacaatattcccccttttggtcctagaggatgttcacaaaatccagatgaccacaatgatagtagcattatattcgtcctttggggtatgttacttccctgatgttccatatgtccaccttgcctgtagcccgAGGCTACCCTTCAaacatagtggtcggtgtcattgtcgtctgtttcttcattcttggtgtcttcaggtatttccatcaggtgtgcttcttctttggCGATTAAACTGGCTGCTGGCattagtcgagccatcataactttacagcagatattaaaacacccgataatcagacagcaaataATTATTATTACAAACCAGAATAATTATTCCATGCATAATAtatgacccccaggatccccctaaaagccagtcaaatcagccagatcttcctgctgtcgtggataacttctttacctcccttcttatgtgatcagcgaggttagtTATGTTTTCtgcattatcgggaatgtaagtgcaactttcagctccaattaaggcacatgtgcccccactttgtgctagtatctagggccattcggttcttgaTTACCAttctgcgtatggctaccatttcagccgttatgcactctattgcttcagcagtgtcgttaactatatgTTCCAGTAccatctctaggttacgtaattcatctatggtgtgtcctatcctgaatgggagcatcatgaccccaaatagcctctctaccggggtaagatttcgtcttagtcgacctggtgtctgtacttctgctatagtacgtacccgtctgacaaaaggggaccacatatcccaaataacaggacaccctccagtcctgtggcaacaaggggtaggccttatgaccgcacacaaaataagtgccattgtatgctgttagattcgatcccaatctctctctctcatcc
The DNA window shown above is from Pristiophorus japonicus isolate sPriJap1 chromosome 19, sPriJap1.hap1, whole genome shotgun sequence and carries:
- the LOC139230158 gene encoding mu-type opioid receptor-like, whose protein sequence is MVTMAIADLMVCVFNVTIYSIFSYHFPDSFLKYTNVCRFIAFIQVSSVQLSVWSTVSFTFDRFVTICCQKLKLKYCTERTATVVLTIVGVLSFLINIPVYFRYEPSYIVGDIEWGCQTVMGYRSSPAWIAYNWIANLSVPIVPFALLLLLNSLTAKYILVASRARRALKSRSNGECSSDPGMKNRRTSIILLFAISGCFIVLWTPVVIIEICFKLTETIAQKSQKSLYLAIRITLLLMYASSCTNTCIYALIQRKFREEMINILKHPFSFMIKLFKE